A window of Campylobacter pinnipediorum subsp. pinnipediorum contains these coding sequences:
- a CDS encoding bifunctional 2-C-methyl-D-erythritol 4-phosphate cytidylyltransferase/2-C-methyl-D-erythritol 2,4-cyclodiphosphate synthase — protein MFDMTLIMLGAGDSTRFQMPVKKQWLRVGDDPLWLFATKNLSSFYTFKEIIVVSKECDYMQRFAPEYKFVLGGQTRQESLKNALGHVKTEFVLVSDIARPCITKDMLTKIIESSNLADCVVPILNVVDTAYYDNESIQREKIKLIQTPQLSRTNILLKALNTDKVYTDDSSAIKSNGGSVWQILGDEKARKITTKDDLFKLELDSPLKDYFVGNGFDVHELCEGYELWLCGEKIEYELGLKGHSDADVAAHALIDAMLGASGLGDIGELFPDSDEIYKGISSMKLLKEVYTKIQSVGFELVNADITILAERPKISKFKRKMELNLSDVLGIKPNKINVKATTTEKLGFIGRGDGIACMSSVSLKYYDWTKK, from the coding sequence TTGTTTGATATGACGTTGATTATGCTTGGAGCCGGTGACTCTACACGCTTTCAGATGCCTGTGAAAAAGCAATGGCTAAGAGTTGGTGATGATCCTTTATGGCTTTTTGCTACAAAAAATTTAAGCTCTTTTTACACATTTAAAGAAATTATAGTAGTTTCAAAAGAGTGTGATTATATGCAAAGATTTGCACCTGAATATAAATTTGTTTTAGGTGGTCAAACTAGACAAGAGAGCCTTAAAAATGCACTAGGGCATGTAAAAACAGAATTTGTTTTAGTTAGCGATATAGCAAGACCTTGTATAACAAAAGATATGCTTACAAAAATTATAGAATCATCTAATTTGGCTGATTGTGTTGTTCCAATTTTAAACGTTGTAGATACTGCTTATTATGATAATGAAAGTATACAAAGAGAGAAGATAAAACTTATTCAAACTCCACAACTTTCTAGGACGAATATTTTATTAAAAGCTCTTAATACAGACAAGGTTTATACTGATGATAGTTCTGCTATAAAATCAAATGGCGGGAGTGTTTGGCAAATTTTAGGTGATGAAAAAGCTAGAAAGATAACCACAAAAGATGATTTATTTAAGTTAGAACTTGATTCTCCATTGAAAGATTATTTTGTTGGTAATGGCTTTGATGTTCATGAGCTTTGTGAGGGATATGAACTTTGGCTTTGTGGAGAAAAGATAGAGTATGAGCTTGGATTAAAAGGTCATAGTGATGCCGATGTGGCTGCACATGCTTTGATAGATGCAATGCTTGGAGCAAGCGGTCTTGGTGATATAGGTGAACTTTTTCCAGATAGTGACGAAATATACAAAGGTATTAGCTCTATGAAATTGCTCAAAGAGGTATACACAAAGATACAAAGTGTTGGATTTGAGCTTGTTAATGCCGATATAACCATATTGGCAGAAAGACCAAAAATATCTAAGTTTAAAAGAAAAATGGAGCTTAATTTATCTGATGTTTTGGGTATTAAACCAAATAAGATAAATGTAAAAGCTACAACTACAGAAAAGCTAGGTTTTATAGGAAGAGGTGATGGTATAGCCTGTATGTCTAGTGTGAGTTTAAAATATTATGATTGGACCAAAAAATGA
- a CDS encoding VacJ family lipoprotein → MKIFFAILITFSLSFSDDFDDFDNEFSDDKQVVFDPLSGYNRVMTNVNDFIYLNIFDPVVYGYKVVVPEQGRTAIGNFFDNLLFPIRFVNNILQFKFGNAKDETLRFLANTIMGFGGISDIATTYYKIPRHDEDFGQTLGYWGIGKGFHVVLPILGPSNLRDMFGIAGDYFSDPTTYFGEDDVASGVKVFGKLNSNSLQIPYKEIRKDAIELYPFLRDAYEQRRDFLIKE, encoded by the coding sequence ATGAAAATATTTTTTGCCATTCTTATTACATTTAGCTTGTCGTTTTCTGATGATTTTGATGATTTTGATAACGAATTTTCTGATGATAAGCAAGTAGTATTTGATCCGCTAAGTGGTTATAATAGGGTTATGACAAATGTAAATGATTTTATTTACCTAAATATTTTTGATCCTGTGGTTTATGGATATAAGGTTGTTGTTCCAGAACAAGGAAGAACTGCTATAGGCAATTTTTTTGATAATTTACTTTTTCCAATCCGTTTTGTAAATAATATCTTGCAATTTAAATTTGGTAATGCTAAGGATGAAACACTTAGATTTTTAGCAAATACAATTATGGGATTTGGTGGTATTAGTGATATAGCTACAACTTATTATAAAATACCTAGACATGATGAAGATTTTGGTCAAACTCTTGGATATTGGGGAATAGGAAAAGGATTTCATGTGGTATTGCCTATACTGGGACCTTCAAATTTAAGAGATATGTTTGGTATAGCTGGAGATTATTTTTCAGATCCTACTACATATTTTGGAGAAGATGATGTAGCCAGTGGTGTAAAAGTATTTGGAAAACTAAACTCAAATTCTTTACAGATACCGTATAAAGAAATTAGAAAAGATGCGATAGAGTTATATCCATTTTTACGTGATGCCTATGAGCAAAGGCGAGATTTTTTGATAAAGGAATAA
- a CDS encoding efflux RND transporter permease subunit, whose amino-acid sequence MKKVLKYTIVYSKIILAFVFFATIFFGYYSTKLQIDASSETLLLENDKDLSIWRNISKRYVSPNFLVVTYTPKDSILSEKSINLISNLSSEFEKNELVTSVVSIINVPLLKSVKGGIGGILDHTPTLIDKDIDKKLVEDEFKNSPIYSQNLISKDLKTTAIVLNLKADVKFNKLLSERNLLLALESNSTITNEQKQKLLKVKNEFKEYRDELRIKEHQNLEQIKSTISKFNNQDNVLFLGGANMIADDMVSFVKDDIFIYGISVTVLLCISLWLFFRQIIWVVLPISICILSVVFSMGVFGFFGWEITVVSSNFVSLVLIISISIIIHLIVSYREFYIKHPKFTQKQLVYITMRDKASPSFWAILTTIIGFTSLMSADIKPVVMLGLMMSAGISISLLLAFLVFSSIVSNINKIPPKETFENKFHITEYCANFAIKDKKIIYIVCSILLCFGVFGISKVKVENSFIGYFKENTEIRQSMQVIDENLGGTIPLDIIVKFKEEKKDTQDEFDEFESEFNKDANDAKYWFNSYHTRIAEKIHDHLTKQRFVGSVSSLGTLIKVIKELNNGEVDDFLLAAMYEKLPLEYKNILLTPYVNVKDNELRFSLRIIDSDKNLRRDEFLKNLKSSLDELTKDDNVKVSIAGLMVLYNNVLLNLVTSQIDTLSISLFVLFVLFCFIFRNLKIASLAIIANVLPLCVLFGIIGVFGIPLDVMSITIAAISIGIGVDDIIHYTHRFLHEKKTKNTVDSIKQAHSSIGYAMYYTSFTIILGFSVMITSNFIPTIYFGLLTVLVMGLMLISALVLYPKMIMSFYKR is encoded by the coding sequence TTGAAAAAAGTATTAAAATACACAATAGTATATTCAAAAATCATATTAGCTTTTGTTTTTTTTGCCACTATTTTTTTTGGATATTATTCTACAAAGCTACAAATAGATGCATCTTCGGAAACACTTTTACTAGAGAATGATAAAGATTTGTCTATATGGCGTAATATATCAAAAAGATATGTATCTCCAAATTTTTTAGTTGTTACATATACACCTAAAGATAGTATCTTGTCAGAAAAAAGCATAAATCTAATATCTAACCTAAGTAGTGAATTTGAGAAAAATGAGCTTGTAACAAGTGTAGTTTCTATAATAAATGTCCCACTGTTAAAGAGTGTAAAAGGTGGAATAGGTGGTATTTTAGATCATACTCCAACGCTTATAGACAAAGATATTGATAAGAAGTTGGTTGAAGATGAGTTTAAAAATAGCCCTATTTATAGTCAAAATTTAATTAGTAAAGATCTTAAAACAACAGCAATAGTATTAAATCTAAAAGCAGATGTTAAGTTTAATAAATTACTCAGTGAAAGAAATTTATTATTAGCACTTGAATCAAACTCAACTATAACAAACGAGCAAAAGCAAAAACTTTTAAAAGTCAAGAATGAATTTAAAGAGTATAGAGATGAACTACGCATAAAAGAACATCAAAACTTAGAACAAATCAAAAGCACTATATCTAAGTTTAATAACCAGGATAATGTTTTATTTTTAGGTGGCGCAAATATGATAGCTGATGACATGGTAAGCTTTGTAAAAGATGATATTTTTATCTATGGTATTAGTGTTACTGTTTTATTATGCATTAGTTTATGGTTATTTTTTAGGCAGATTATTTGGGTGGTTTTGCCTATTTCTATATGTATTTTAAGTGTTGTTTTTTCTATGGGCGTGTTTGGTTTTTTTGGCTGGGAGATCACAGTTGTTTCATCAAATTTTGTCTCTTTGGTTTTGATAATAAGCATATCAATTATAATACATTTGATAGTTAGCTATAGGGAATTTTATATAAAACATCCAAAATTTACACAAAAACAATTAGTCTATATTACCATGAGAGATAAGGCTAGCCCATCTTTTTGGGCGATCTTAACAACTATCATAGGTTTTACATCTCTTATGAGTGCCGATATAAAACCAGTTGTTATGCTCGGGCTTATGATGAGTGCTGGTATTAGTATATCGTTGTTATTAGCTTTTTTGGTTTTTAGTAGTATTGTTTCAAATATAAATAAAATACCTCCAAAAGAGACATTTGAAAACAAATTTCATATAACAGAGTATTGTGCTAATTTTGCTATAAAAGATAAAAAAATAATATATATAGTTTGCTCTATCTTACTTTGCTTTGGTGTTTTTGGAATAAGTAAAGTAAAAGTTGAAAATAGTTTTATTGGTTATTTTAAAGAAAATACTGAGATTAGACAAAGTATGCAAGTTATTGATGAAAATCTTGGTGGAACTATACCTCTTGATATTATTGTTAAATTTAAAGAAGAAAAAAAAGATACACAAGATGAATTTGATGAGTTTGAGAGCGAGTTTAACAAAGATGCAAATGATGCAAAGTATTGGTTTAATAGTTATCATACTCGTATAGCAGAAAAGATACACGATCATCTAACAAAACAAAGATTTGTTGGTTCTGTTAGTTCTTTGGGGACTTTAATAAAAGTTATTAAAGAATTAAATAATGGCGAAGTTGATGATTTTTTACTTGCAGCAATGTATGAAAAACTTCCTTTAGAATATAAAAACATACTTTTAACTCCTTATGTTAATGTTAAAGATAATGAGCTTCGTTTTTCTTTAAGAATTATTGATAGCGATAAAAATTTAAGAAGAGATGAATTTTTAAAAAATCTCAAATCATCGCTGGATGAGCTAACAAAAGATGATAATGTTAAAGTTAGTATTGCAGGACTTATGGTTCTTTATAATAATGTGTTGCTTAATTTAGTAACATCACAGATAGATACTTTAAGTATAAGTTTATTTGTCCTTTTTGTTCTGTTTTGTTTTATTTTTAGAAATTTAAAGATAGCCTCACTTGCCATAATCGCAAATGTCTTGCCACTTTGTGTTTTGTTTGGAATAATTGGAGTATTTGGTATACCATTGGATGTAATGAGTATAACAATAGCGGCTATAAGTATAGGGATAGGTGTTGATGATATTATTCACTATACTCATAGATTTTTGCATGAAAAAAAGACAAAAAACACAGTAGATAGTATCAAACAAGCGCATTCTAGTATAGGTTATGCTATGTATTATACATCTTTTACTATCATTTTAGGTTTTAGTGTTATGATAACTAGTAACTTTATACCTACTATTTATTTTGGATTATTGACAGTTTTAGTTATGGGGCTTATGCTTATATCTGCCCTTGTTTTGTATCCTAAGATGATTATGAGTTTTTATAAAAGATAA
- the thiC gene encoding phosphomethylpyrimidine synthase ThiC, with protein sequence MREQWVKKRQNDKTPTQMYYAKNGIITEEMKYVAEIEQLEPEFVRDCVAKGRMIIPANINHKNLIPMAIGIDTKTKVNANIGNSSLASGYNEELEKLNLCLKYGADTVMDLSTGGDLDLIRENIIEHSTIPIGTVPMYQIIHDISDLDNLNPKAMLEVLEKQAKQGVSYFTIHAGFLLKFMPFVAKRKMGIVSRGGSLMATYMMKHHKENPFYEIFDEILDICAKYDVSLSLGDSLRPGCLYDATDEAQLSELKVLGELTLKAWEKNVQVMIEGPGHVPLNQIEYNVKIQQEWCHNAPFYVLGPLVTDIGAGYDHITSAIGGALAASHGVAMLCYVTPKEHLGLPTASDVRDGIISHKIAAHAADVARGRKGAIERDHAMSDARYAFDWNKQFELALDPDKARELHDESLPEEVFKEAEFCSMCGPKFCAYRISKDIAKLQCESYPEENK encoded by the coding sequence ATGAGAGAACAATGGGTAAAAAAACGACAAAATGATAAGACACCTACTCAAATGTATTATGCAAAAAATGGCATTATAACAGAAGAGATGAAATATGTAGCTGAGATTGAACAGTTAGAACCTGAGTTTGTAAGAGATTGTGTAGCAAAGGGTAGAATGATAATACCAGCAAACATTAACCATAAAAACCTAATACCTATGGCAATAGGAATAGATACAAAAACAAAGGTAAATGCAAACATAGGAAACTCAAGCCTAGCAAGTGGATACAACGAAGAGCTTGAAAAGCTTAATCTATGCCTAAAATACGGTGCTGATACAGTTATGGATCTATCAACTGGTGGCGATCTTGATCTTATAAGAGAAAATATAATCGAGCATTCAACTATACCTATCGGTACTGTTCCTATGTATCAGATAATACATGATATATCAGACCTTGATAACCTAAATCCAAAAGCTATGCTTGAAGTATTAGAAAAACAAGCAAAACAAGGCGTTAGTTACTTTACTATACATGCTGGATTTTTATTAAAATTTATGCCATTTGTTGCAAAAAGAAAGATGGGTATCGTTAGTCGTGGTGGTAGTTTAATGGCGACTTATATGATGAAACACCATAAAGAAAATCCATTTTATGAAATATTTGATGAAATTTTAGATATTTGTGCAAAATATGATGTATCGTTATCATTAGGCGATAGTTTACGTCCTGGCTGTTTATACGATGCTACAGATGAAGCCCAGCTAAGTGAGCTAAAAGTTCTTGGAGAACTAACACTAAAAGCTTGGGAGAAAAATGTCCAAGTTATGATAGAAGGACCAGGACATGTGCCTTTAAATCAAATAGAATACAATGTAAAAATTCAGCAAGAATGGTGTCACAATGCTCCATTTTATGTTCTTGGACCACTTGTAACAGATATAGGTGCAGGATACGATCACATAACAAGTGCGATAGGTGGTGCATTAGCAGCTAGTCATGGTGTTGCCATGCTTTGTTATGTTACTCCAAAAGAACACTTAGGGCTTCCAACTGCATCAGATGTAAGAGATGGTATCATATCTCATAAGATAGCAGCACATGCAGCGGACGTTGCTCGTGGTAGAAAAGGCGCAATAGAACGTGACCATGCTATGAGTGATGCAAGATATGCATTTGACTGGAATAAACAGTTTGAATTAGCGCTTGACCCAGACAAAGCAAGAGAACTTCACGATGAAAGCTTACCTGAAGAGGTATTTAAAGAAGCTGAGTTTTGCTCTATGTGTGGTCCAAAATTTTGTGCTTACAGAATATCAAAAGATATAGCCAAACTTCAATGTGAAAGCTATCCAGAAGAAAATAAATAA
- a CDS encoding dUTP diphosphatase: protein MQTKELIFNMIKMQQKLNDDTNGLGWENGYTNKNKIISWRRCIYMECAELIDSFAWKHWKDISSQTDEENLRVEVVDIWHFIMSLMLEQYHIKGLGDIEKLCNDIVFSSGFDDFCKEAYNVKNESIYEIINDIERLINECSSFEYDMFDILKKYFVVALKCGVNLESLYECYVAKNVLNKFRQDNGYKEGTYKKIWNNREDNVVMSEIIKLGIINTDEIYDALQKEYAKIK, encoded by the coding sequence ATGCAAACAAAAGAATTGATTTTTAATATGATAAAAATGCAACAAAAGCTAAATGATGATACCAATGGTCTTGGATGGGAAAATGGCTATACAAATAAAAATAAGATTATAAGTTGGCGAAGATGTATATATATGGAGTGTGCTGAGCTTATAGATAGCTTTGCTTGGAAACATTGGAAAGATATATCATCTCAAACAGATGAAGAAAATTTAAGAGTAGAAGTTGTTGATATTTGGCATTTTATAATGAGCTTAATGCTTGAACAATACCATATAAAAGGCTTGGGTGATATAGAAAAACTTTGCAATGATATAGTTTTTTCTAGTGGTTTTGATGATTTTTGTAAAGAGGCTTATAATGTAAAAAACGAAAGCATATATGAGATAATAAACGATATAGAAAGACTTATAAATGAATGTAGTAGTTTTGAGTATGATATGTTTGATATTTTAAAGAAGTATTTTGTAGTCGCCTTAAAATGCGGAGTAAATTTAGAATCTTTATATGAATGTTATGTTGCAAAAAATGTCTTAAATAAATTTAGACAAGATAATGGATATAAAGAGGGAACTTATAAAAAAATATGGAATAACCGTGAAGATAATGTCGTAATGAGTGAAATTATAAAGCTTGGTATAATAAACACTGATGAGATTTATGATGCATTACAAAAAGAATATGCAAAAATAAAATGA
- a CDS encoding ATP/GTP-binding protein, whose translation MQTKLYSQSNFNSFDFSFKTSSGDKINLAMYDNKNIEYKNATDGNTSFTSLSLKHEYGYEFSYVGDGLDANDMAEIKKALEEISPKIDEFMKNVNEGMNFSNQEIANLANSMKQKLPEARDLNHSNLIADSTLKAFDDLLAKNKASRDLLIKTQKLFENLLDKTNKFSFYV comes from the coding sequence ATGCAAACTAAATTATATTCACAATCAAATTTTAACTCTTTTGACTTTTCTTTCAAAACAAGCTCCGGAGATAAGATAAATCTTGCAATGTATGATAATAAAAATATAGAGTATAAAAATGCAACAGATGGAAATACAAGCTTTACATCTCTTAGCCTAAAACACGAATACGGATATGAATTTTCTTATGTCGGTGATGGATTAGATGCAAATGATATGGCTGAGATAAAAAAGGCATTGGAAGAAATTTCGCCAAAAATAGATGAATTTATGAAAAATGTAAACGAGGGTATGAATTTTTCAAATCAAGAAATAGCAAACCTAGCAAATTCAATGAAGCAAAAACTCCCAGAAGCCAGAGATTTAAATCATTCAAATCTTATCGCAGATAGCACTCTTAAAGCTTTTGATGATTTATTGGCAAAAAATAAAGCTAGTAGAGATTTACTTATAAAAACACAAAAATTATTTGAGAATTTACTTGATAAGACAAATAAATTCTCGTTTTATGTCTAG
- a CDS encoding Mrp/NBP35 family ATP-binding protein: protein MLNKDEILNRLKAVSYPGFDKSIVDFGFVKNIEIADKIKIDIEIVSSNPEVANTLKADVDRVLVGNEYELNIIQPKIPEEKSNSQSGKNLIPQVKNVIMISSGKGGVGKSTTTLNLAISMAKLGKKVGLLDADIYGPNIPRMLGEVNTQPSVVGQKLKPIQSHGIEMMSMGVLMEEGMSLIWRGSMIMKAIEQLLRDVLWSELDVLFLDMPPGTGDAQLTLAQSVPVTAGVCVTTPQVVALDDSKRGLDMFEKLHIPIAGIVENMSGFICPDNGKEYDIFGKGTTDELAKIYKTDILAQIPIEPAVRLGGDSGKPISFYNPDSVTAKRYQEAAIKIWEKIEKINQDGGADNSEIQPVMNGKSACSQ, encoded by the coding sequence ATGCTAAATAAAGATGAAATTTTAAATCGTCTAAAAGCTGTATCATACCCAGGTTTTGATAAAAGCATAGTTGATTTTGGTTTTGTAAAAAACATAGAAATAGCAGATAAAATAAAAATAGACATAGAAATAGTAAGCTCGAATCCTGAGGTTGCAAATACTTTAAAAGCTGATGTTGATAGAGTTTTAGTTGGTAACGAATATGAGCTAAATATAATTCAACCAAAAATACCAGAAGAAAAAAGTAACTCTCAAAGTGGTAAAAATTTAATACCACAAGTAAAAAATGTAATAATGATAAGCTCTGGAAAGGGTGGTGTTGGAAAAAGTACAACAACACTAAACCTAGCCATATCAATGGCAAAACTTGGAAAAAAAGTAGGCTTACTTGATGCCGATATATATGGTCCAAATATACCTAGAATGCTTGGAGAGGTAAATACTCAACCATCTGTTGTTGGACAAAAATTAAAACCTATACAAAGCCACGGTATTGAAATGATGAGTATGGGCGTTCTTATGGAAGAAGGAATGAGCCTTATTTGGCGCGGTTCTATGATAATGAAAGCTATAGAGCAACTTTTAAGAGATGTTTTATGGAGCGAGTTAGATGTATTATTTTTAGATATGCCTCCAGGTACAGGTGATGCACAACTTACACTAGCTCAAAGTGTTCCTGTAACAGCTGGGGTTTGCGTAACAACACCTCAAGTAGTAGCCCTTGATGATAGTAAACGTGGACTTGACATGTTTGAAAAACTCCATATTCCAATCGCTGGTATAGTTGAAAATATGAGTGGTTTTATATGCCCTGATAATGGTAAAGAGTATGATATATTTGGAAAAGGCACAACCGATGAGTTGGCTAAAATTTACAAAACAGATATACTAGCTCAAATACCAATAGAACCAGCAGTAAGACTTGGTGGAGATAGTGGAAAACCTATAAGTTTTTACAATCCTGACTCAGTAACTGCAAAAAGATATCAAGAAGCAGCTATAAAAATTTGGGAAAAAATAGAAAAAATAAACCAAGATGGTGGAGCGGATAACTCAGAAATACAACCAGTGATGAATGGCAAATCAGCTTGTAGTCAATAA
- a CDS encoding EI24 domain-containing protein, giving the protein MIDIFRLSFADFWSKKIMLLSVLPFLLSVLVFGFSAYFASVNLTEFIIDTLSGWGYEYFDLNKYSFFQAITEGVLFKWTFYSIIYVLVAYFVLVASVFSSLIIVGFLTPIVVKEINLRHYNIDVKNPINFMFITKSMCAILIKFIFIFIACLPFLFLPFVNFIIISVPFFYLYYKFLLIDVGSNILNEIKFKIAYLENGGFLFILSCLAFYAVCLIPILGLFFQLFFVIFLTHLLVRRYVLKI; this is encoded by the coding sequence ATGATAGATATTTTTAGACTTAGCTTTGCTGATTTTTGGAGTAAGAAGATAATGCTCCTTTCTGTTTTGCCATTTTTGCTTAGTGTCCTTGTTTTTGGCTTTTCTGCTTATTTTGCGAGTGTGAATTTAACTGAGTTTATTATAGACACATTGTCAGGATGGGGATATGAATATTTTGATTTAAATAAGTATAGTTTTTTTCAAGCCATAACGGAAGGTGTTTTGTTTAAGTGGACCTTTTATTCAATCATATATGTTTTGGTTGCTTATTTTGTGTTAGTGGCTAGTGTTTTTTCATCTTTAATAATTGTTGGTTTTTTGACACCAATTGTTGTTAAAGAGATAAACTTAAGGCATTATAATATAGATGTAAAAAATCCAATTAACTTTATGTTTATAACAAAAAGTATGTGTGCTATTTTGATTAAATTTATCTTTATTTTTATTGCTTGTTTACCATTTTTGTTTTTGCCATTTGTCAATTTTATTATTATAAGTGTGCCGTTTTTTTATCTTTATTATAAATTTTTACTTATTGATGTTGGCTCAAACATACTAAATGAGATTAAATTTAAAATAGCTTATTTGGAAAATGGTGGATTTTTATTTATACTATCTTGTCTTGCGTTTTACGCTGTCTGTTTAATCCCTATTTTAGGATTGTTTTTTCAATTATTCTTTGTAATATTTTTAACACATTTACTTGTCAGAAGATATGTTTTAAAGATTTAA
- a CDS encoding response regulator produces MKVLIVENEIYLAGSIATKLADIGYECEIARSVNDALKNENFDVVLLSTTLTGEDFYPVIKKFKNSIIILLIAYISNDTVSKPISAGASDYIQKPFMIEELVRKINHFVEYKKMRSNFDSYQNYITNILKEYHIPNIDIRKIKLPLILKTPKINYADNFVFSYIRLIDKPLKVIFATDYNQVQKEIISLENEYIYISGIQVLNDIECEKLFLICQKKKAIFSTTNLNTKSYFDVCELGVDSKSFKIDEIITIDEYIKYIINTYQSQFPDTELSKKLGISRKSLWEKRKKYEITKKK; encoded by the coding sequence ATGAAGGTTTTGATAGTAGAGAATGAAATTTATTTGGCTGGTTCTATAGCTACAAAATTAGCAGATATAGGGTATGAATGTGAAATAGCAAGAAGTGTAAATGATGCCTTAAAAAATGAAAATTTTGATGTTGTGTTGCTTTCTACGACACTTACAGGAGAAGATTTTTACCCTGTTATAAAAAAATTTAAAAACTCAATTATAATACTTTTAATTGCTTATATTAGCAATGACACTGTCTCTAAACCAATTTCTGCTGGAGCTAGTGATTATATTCAAAAACCGTTTATGATAGAAGAGTTGGTAAGAAAGATAAACCATTTTGTTGAATATAAAAAAATGAGAAGCAATTTTGATTCTTATCAAAATTACATAACTAATATCTTAAAAGAATATCATATTCCAAATATTGACATAAGAAAGATAAAACTTCCACTGATTTTAAAAACTCCAAAGATAAATTATGCTGATAATTTTGTTTTTAGCTACATAAGACTTATAGATAAACCTTTGAAAGTTATTTTTGCTACTGATTATAATCAAGTGCAAAAAGAGATAATCTCTTTGGAAAATGAATATATTTATATATCTGGCATTCAAGTTCTTAATGATATTGAATGTGAAAAATTATTTTTGATATGCCAGAAAAAAAAAGCTATATTTTCTACTACAAATTTAAATACTAAGTCTTATTTTGATGTTTGTGAGTTAGGTGTAGACAGCAAGAGTTTTAAAATAGATGAGATAATAACGATAGATGAGTATATAAAATATATTATAAATACATATCAAAGTCAATTTCCAGATACAGAATTATCAAAAAAATTAGGCATATCAAGAAAATCACTTTGGGAAAAGAGAAAGAAGTATGAAATCACAAAGAAAAAGTAA
- a CDS encoding MlaC/ttg2D family ABC transporter substrate-binding protein: protein MKILKFILVLMFTITFGFCIEKNEIRDIVSKKMDNALAVLSNKSLDEDEKLKLVFAEFDPIFDYEQMAKISLGRNYKALSKEQQKEFAKAFEINLKDNYIDKIKNYAGQDIVLKDSIEPQQNRYFLKGEVVDNGNVYNFTYKFYNAKERGWLVYDIDIVGISIIQTYRSQFADLLENTDFSVLMKKLNKSNEN, encoded by the coding sequence ATGAAAATTTTAAAATTTATACTAGTTTTAATGTTTACAATAACTTTTGGTTTTTGCATTGAAAAAAATGAGATAAGAGATATTGTATCTAAAAAAATGGATAATGCTTTAGCTGTTTTAAGCAATAAAAGCTTAGATGAAGATGAAAAATTGAAGTTGGTTTTTGCTGAATTTGATCCTATATTTGATTATGAACAAATGGCAAAAATAAGTTTGGGTAGAAACTATAAAGCTTTAAGTAAAGAGCAACAAAAAGAATTTGCAAAAGCTTTTGAGATAAATTTGAAAGATAATTATATTGATAAAATTAAAAATTATGCAGGTCAAGATATTGTCTTAAAAGATTCCATAGAGCCTCAACAAAATAGATACTTTCTTAAAGGTGAGGTTGTTGATAACGGAAATGTGTATAATTTTACATATAAATTTTATAATGCAAAAGAGCGTGGCTGGCTTGTTTATGATATAGACATTGTTGGTATAAGTATAATTCAAACATATAGAAGTCAATTTGCAGATTTACTTGAAAATACAGATTTTTCTGTTTTAATGAAAAAGCTAAATAAATCAAACGAGAATTAA